In Candidatus Bathyarchaeia archaeon, the DNA window AGGATATGCCCAATTGAAAAGCAAGTATGAGGGCATGGTTGACGAGGAACTCGGCTACGTCATAGCTGTTACCGACATACAAATCAACCCTGTGGGCAAGATTATTCCAGGCGAGGGCGCAACCTACAACCGAGCTGTGTTCTCGCTGTTGACATTTTATCCAAAGCTTCAAGAGGTGGTGGAAGGCGAAGTTGTGGAAATCGCCGAGTTCGGCGCATTCGTACGAGTGGGGCCAATAGACACGTTGCTTCACGTTTCTCAACTCATGGACGATTTCATATCCTACGATGAAAAACAAGGCGTCTTAATGGGCAAAGAAACCAGACGCAAGCTGGCAACAGGCGACCACGTCAGAGTGCGCATCACAGCCGTCTCGTTGGGAAGGGGCGGAGGCTCAGGCAAAGTCGGTGTCACAGCGCGCCAACCCTTCTTAGGCAAGCTGGAATGGCTAAAACAGGATGTGGAAAGATTGAAGAGCGGCGCAGCAGAGAAACCCAAGAAAGCAGCGCCAACCGCTCCAGCAGCAAAACGAGCTAAGCGTTAAACCGGCGGAGGAGAAGCCTAGTCCATGGGCGGAAAAGCTTGCCGAGACTGCAACTACGTTACGACAGAAACCACCTGTCCAAACTGCAAATCCACTAGCTTCAGTGATGATTACTCTGGAATCGTCATCATTTTCGATCCGGAGACCTCAGCCATAGCCAAAGCCATGAAAGCCACGAAAAAAGGCAAATACGCCCTAAGAGTACGCTAGAAAGTTACCTTTTCTGAATAGCATCAATACGGAGAATTAAGTACATGAGCGTTAAACCAAAACACACACTCGTCCTCAAACCAGAGCTACGCCAAGAACTGAAGAATCCATTGGGATTGCTGATCAAAGGCACGCCAGAACAAACAATGAAGCAGCTGAGCCTGCTGATCCAGAGAGAAAAACCAGAATACCTAATCTCGGTTGGAGATGTCGTTTCCCAAAACATGCTGAAGACCGGCGTTCAACCGCACCTTATGATTGTTGACGGCAAAGTCATGAGAGAAAAAACTCAGACCATCAAAACACAGAAGAGCCGGAAGATAAAAGCCGAAAACCCTGCAGGAACCATAACCGCTCAATCGTGGCTAGTCGTCAAAGAGGCTTTGAGGCAGAAACAACCGACGCAGATCATGATTGATGGTGAAGAAGACCTGTTGACCCTTGTTGCTGTGTTGATGGCGCCGCAAGGCTCGTACGTGGTTTATGGACAGCCCCATGAAGGTATTGTAGCCGTCAAAGTGGATGAAACAGCAAAACACAAGGTGAATCTCATCATAAAGGCTATGGAGCCTCTCCCAAAAAGCTAAAGTAACAGATGTCGCATCAAATCAACGAACTCACATCACGAAGAGGACGTTTAAATGGAAGTTACAATCACGCAGCAGCAATACAACCCCTTGCTAAAGCGTAAGGAAATAGCCTTCACA includes these proteins:
- a CDS encoding GTP-dependent dephospho-CoA kinase family protein; amino-acid sequence: MSVKPKHTLVLKPELRQELKNPLGLLIKGTPEQTMKQLSLLIQREKPEYLISVGDVVSQNMLKTGVQPHLMIVDGKVMREKTQTIKTQKSRKIKAENPAGTITAQSWLVVKEALRQKQPTQIMIDGEEDLLTLVAVLMAPQGSYVVYGQPHEGIVAVKVDETAKHKVNLIIKAMEPLPKS
- the spt4 gene encoding transcription elongation factor subunit Spt4, with amino-acid sequence MGGKACRDCNYVTTETTCPNCKSTSFSDDYSGIVIIFDPETSAIAKAMKATKKGKYALRVR
- a CDS encoding DNA-directed RNA polymerase, which codes for MFKLVSLEDTIRIPPEKFGDPIEAVGYAQLKSKYEGMVDEELGYVIAVTDIQINPVGKIIPGEGATYNRAVFSLLTFYPKLQEVVEGEVVEIAEFGAFVRVGPIDTLLHVSQLMDDFISYDEKQGVLMGKETRRKLATGDHVRVRITAVSLGRGGGSGKVGVTARQPFLGKLEWLKQDVERLKSGAAEKPKKAAPTAPAAKRAKR